The stretch of DNA CTCGACCCGGTGCACCTCGCCGGGCTCGCCTCCAAGCGGCTGTACCCGCTGCGCTCCAGCTTCCGTCCGACGTACAACATGGCGGTCAACCTGGTCGCGCAGGTCGGCCGGGACCGCGCCCGGGAGGTGCTCGAGACGTCGTTCGCGCAGTTCCAGGCCGACCGAGGCGTGGTCGGCCTGGCCCGGCAGGCGCAGGCGCACGCGGAGTCGATCGCGGGCTACGCCCGCGCCATGGAGTGCCACCTCGGTGACTTCGCCGAGTACGCCGGCCTCCGGCAGCAGATCCGCGAGCGCGAGCGGGACCTGCTGCGAGCCGGGGCGACCGCACGCCGTGCGGAGGCGGTCCGGACGCTCGAGGGCCTGCGCCCCGGCGACCTGCTCCAGGTCCCGACGGGTCGCCGCAGCGGCTTCGCGGTCGTCGTGGACCCCGGCACGGACGGCGGCTTCGAGGGACCGCACCCGACGGTGCTCGGCACGGATCGGCAGGTGCGGCGCCTGACCGTCGCGGACGTCGGTCCGGGCGCCCGCACGGTGGGGCACCTGCACCTGCCGCGCGGCTTCAACGCACGGGTGCCGGCGGCGCGGCGCGACCTGGCGGCGCGACTGCGCTCCGCGCTGGAGGACCTGGGGCTCGACGACACCGGAGCCGCCCGCCGCGGCCGGCGGCACGGGCGTGGTCCCGACGAGGGCAGCGCGGCGGCGCAGGATGCCGAGCTCGCCGCGCTCCGGCGCCGGTTGCGGGCGCACCCGTGCCACCGCTGCCCGGACCGGGAGGAGCACGCCCGCTGGGCGGAACGCTGGCAGCGGGCGACCGCCGAGCACCGCTCGCTCGTCGCCCGGATCGAGGGTCGGACGGGCTCGATCGCGGTGGTGTTCGACCGGATCTGCGACGTGCTGGTGCGGCTGGGCTACGCAGCCCGCGGCGGTGACGAGCCCGGCAGCCTCGAGGTGACGGACGACGGCCGCTGGCTGCGCCGGCTGTACGCGGAGAACGACCTGCTGCTGGCCGAGTGCCTGCGCCGCGGCATCTGGGGCGAGCTCGAGGCACCCGGGCTGGCGGCACTCGTCTCCACGCTCGTCTACCGGTCCCGGCGCGACGACGGGGCCGAGCCGCACGTGCCGGGCGGACCGGGTGGCCGGCTGGGCCGGGCCCTCGATGCGACGGTCACCACGTGGTCGCAGCTGGAGGACCTGGAGCAGGAGCACGGGCTGTCCACCGTGCAGCCGCTCGACACGGGTCTCGTCGAGCCGATCCACCGCTGGGCCGCGGGGCGCAGCCTCGACGCGGTGCTGCGCGGTGGTGAGCTCGCCGCCGGCGACTTCGTCCGGTGGTGCAAGCAGGTGATCGACGTGCTCGACCAGATCGCCCAGGCGGCACCCGAGCCCGCCCTGCGCCGGACCGCCGCGGCGGCGGTGAAGGCCGTCCGCCGCGGAGTGGTCGCGTACTCGTCGGTCTGAGGCGGCCCACGGCGCGGGCGCCCATCGCGCGAGACGGCGGTGCACCGCCCTGACCTGCACAAGCGCGCGCGGATCGCGTGCCCTAGGGTTCGAGCGTGAGCTCAACCCTGTACCGCAACGGCGCGGTGCACGCGTCCTCCGACCCGTTCGCCGAGGCGATCCTGGTCGCGGACGGCACGGTGGCGTGGATCGGCTCGGACGACACCGCCGCCGGGCTCGCGGACCGTGCGGACGAGGTGGTCGACCTCGACGGGGCGCTGGTGGCGCCCGCGTTCGTCGACGCCCACGTCCACGTGCTCGAGACCGGCCTCGCGCTGGAGAGCGTCGACCTGTCGCCGGCCAGAGGGGTGCACAGCCTCGCCGACGCCCTCGACGCCGTCCGTCGGGCGGCGCAGGCGCGGCCCGACGCGATGCGGGACGAGCCTCTGCTCGGCTTCGGCTGGGACGACACCGGCTGGCCCGAGCACCGGCCACCCTCCGCCTCCGAGCTGGACGCGGCGGCCGGTGGCGCGCCGGTGTACCTGGCGCGGGTCGACGTGCACTCCGCCGCCGTGTCGTCCTCCCTGGCGGCCCGGGCCGGCCTGGACCGGTTGCCGGGGTGGACGCCCGACGGCCTGGTCACGCTGGACGCGCACCACGCCGCGCGGGACGTCGCACGGGACGTCAGCGGCGCTCGGCGAACCGCCCTGTACCTGGCCGCGCTCCGCCACGCGGCCGCCCGCGGGGTCGTCGCGGTGCACGAGATGTCCGCCCCGTCCGTCGACACGCGGGAGGGTCTGCTCGAGCTGCTGACGAGCACCGCGGACGAGCGGAGCGCACTGCCGCTCGTCGTGGGCTACCGCGCCGAGGCGTGCACCACCGTGGACGACGCACGGGCCCTCCTCGCTGCCCTTCCCGGACTGACGGGCATCGGGGGGGACCTCAACGTCGACGGCTCTCTCGGTTCCCGCACCGCGGCGCTCCGCGCGCCGTACGCCGACCGGCCGGGGGAGCGCGGGGTGCTCATGCTGAGCGCCGAGCAGGTGGCCAACCACGTCGCGGCCGTGACGCGGGCCGGCGTGCACACGGCGTTCCACGTCATCGGCGACCTCGGTATGGACGAGGTCCTGCTCGGCATCCGTGCCGCGGCCGACGTCGAGGGCCTCCCGGCGATCGCGGCAGCGGGCCACCGCCTCGAGCACGCCGAGATGGTCGACGCCCCCGCGTTGGCCGCGATGGTGCTCCTCGGCCTCCGGGTCAGCGCGCAACCGGCCTTCGACGCCGCCTGGGGCGGCCCCGGCGGGATGTACGCGGCCCGGCTCGGAGCCGGCCGGGCGATCGCGCTCAACCCGCTCGCCGACCTGGCAGCCGCCGGCGTCCCGCTCGCGTTCGGGTCCGACAGCCCCGTCACCCCGGTCGACCCGTGGGCCGGCGTCCGCGCGGCGGTGGAGCACACCGCTGCCGAGCAGCGCATCTCCGCCCGCGCGGCGTTCCGGGCCACGACCCGGGGCGGGTGGCGGCTCGCCGGGCTCGACGGCACCGGCGCAGGAGAGCTCCGGGTCGGGTCCCCGGCGCACCTCGCCGTGTGGCGGTCGGAGCACCTCACGGTGCAGGCCGGACGCGGTCAGCTGACGGCGTGGAGCGCCGAGGCGCGCGCCGGTCAGCCGCTGCTGCCCGACCTCTCGGCCGACGTGCCGCCACCCGTGTGCCTGCGCACGGTGCGCGGTGCGACGGTCCTGCACGACGCCCTGGGCTGATCGGACGACCCGGCACGAAACGCCCGCAGACACGCCGGTACGTCGATGTCCCTTTTGTCCCTTTCGCGCCCGCTGACCTGCACTGACGTACTGGCCCGTCACCCGTACGGAGGAACGGTGGCCCTTGAGCCCGGCAGCGCGCGGGGGTACGTTCGCAACCGGTTCGCCGACAGCGGCAGGACCGCCATCCCGAGGGACGAGCGGCCTTCCGCGCGCGGCGGACGAGCGGCCCGACCGGGCCCGCGTGTCCATCAGAGAACAGCGACGCTCGTCGTCCGCCGGTACGAAGGTCACGCGGGCCGGTCGGCCGGGCTCAGGCCCGGCAGGTCGGCACAACCACCTGCCGTACGCTGCACCGGTGCCCGCGCGTCTCCCGTCCCGAACGTGGACGCTGGCACTGGCGCTAGCCGGGGGAGTGCTCACCCGACTGGCCTTCCCGAGCCCCGGCTGGTCGCTCCTCGCGTATCCCGGCATGGCGCTGCTGTACCTCGCCCTCCGACGTGACAGCGCCCGCTGGAACGCCCTCGTCGGGCTGGTGTGGGGACTGGCCTGCATCGGTCCGTTGATCACCTGGGCCGACGACGCCGTGGGCGTCGTGCCGTGGCTGGCGCTGACGGTCGCAGAGGCGGGCTTCGTGGCGCTCTTCGGGGCGGCCTGGTCCTGGGCGCGCCGCGGCGAGGCGGTGTGGCGACGTGCCGGACTGCAGCTGGTGGTGTTCAGCGTCCTCTGGGTCGGTGCGGAGGAGCTGCGCCAGGTCTGGCCGTTCGGCGGGTTCCCCTGGGGTCGGCTCGCGTTCAGCCAGGCCGATGCGCCGATGGCGGCACTGATGTGGCTCGGCGGGACGCCCCTGACCAGCGCCGCCGTCGCGGCGACCGGGGTCCTGCTGGCCCGGGCGTGGCTGGCCGCACGCCGGCTCCGGCCCGCGGGGACGCTCGGCTGGCTGGTCGGCGCCGTCATGCTCGTCCTCGTCGGGCTCCTCGTCCCCCTCGACACGACGGCGCAGAGCGGCACGCTGCGGGTGGGCGCCGTGCAGGGGAACGTCCCCAAGCCCGGGCTCGACGCGTTCGACGAGCCCCGCAAGGTGCTGGCCAACCACGTCGCGGGGACGCAGGCGCTGCTGCGCGACGTCGCGCCTGGAGCGCTCGACCTGGTGGTGTGGCCGGAGAACGGCACTGACGTCGACCCGCAGGCCGACGCCGCCGCGGCCGCCAGCATCGACGCTGCCGCACGCGCGGTGCAGGCCCCCATGCTGGTCGGCACCGTCCAGTACCCCGCAGCCGGCGGCCGGTACAACACGTCTGTCTTGTGGCAGCCCGCACAAGGCGTCGTCGCGTCGTACACGAAGCAGCGGCCCGCAGCGTTCGCCGAGTACATCCCGATGCGCAGCTTCGTCCGGCACTTCTCGCCCGCGGTGGACCTGGTGACGCGGGACATGATCGCCGGCACCAAGCCGGGGTACGTGCCGCTCCACTCCAGCCGGCTGGGCCGGACCGTCGGCCTCGGGGACGTCATCTGCTTCGAGGTCGCCTACGACGCCATCGTGCGGGAGGCGGTGCGGACCGGGGGAGAGGTGCTGCTGGTGCAGACCAACAACGCCACGTTCGGCTACTCCGACGAGTCCACCCAGCAGCTCGCGATGTCGCGGCTGCGCGCGATCGAGCACGGACGGGCGACGGTGCAGATCTCGACCGTCGGCGTGTCCGCCGTGATCGCCCCCAACGGTGCGGTGCTGCAGCAGACCTCGCTTTTCACCCCGGCGCAGCTCGTCGCTACGCTGCCCTTGCGCACGTCGCTCACCCCGGCCGACCGGTTCGGGTCGTGGCCTGCGTGGATCATCGACGCCCTCGCGGTGTGCGTGGTCGTCGCCGGTGCAGCCGGAGCCGCCCGCGTGCGCCGTCCCCACCGGATCGAGACCTCGGTATGACACCTGCCAGCCACGTCCTCGTCATCGTCCCGACCTACAACGAGCGGGAGAGCCTCCCGGGCGCACTCGCCCGGCTCGCCGCCGCCGTCCCCGACGCGGACGTGCTCGTGGTGGACGACGGCTCACCGGACGGCACCGGCGACCTCACGGAGCAGCTGAGCGAGGCCGACGCCGCCGAGCGCGGCCGCAAGGCGATCCACCTGATGCGGCGCTCGGGCAAGCTCGGCCTCGGCACGGCCTACATCGCCGGGTTCGGCTGGGCCCTCGAGCGCGGGTACGACGCGGTGGTCGAGATGGACGCCGACGGCTCGCACCGCGCCGAGGACCTGCCCGCGCTGCTCGCGCGCAGCGGTGACGCCGAGCTGGTGATCGGCTCCCGCTGGGTGCCGGG from Cellulomonas sp. NTE-D12 encodes:
- the lnt gene encoding apolipoprotein N-acyltransferase is translated as MPARLPSRTWTLALALAGGVLTRLAFPSPGWSLLAYPGMALLYLALRRDSARWNALVGLVWGLACIGPLITWADDAVGVVPWLALTVAEAGFVALFGAAWSWARRGEAVWRRAGLQLVVFSVLWVGAEELRQVWPFGGFPWGRLAFSQADAPMAALMWLGGTPLTSAAVAATGVLLARAWLAARRLRPAGTLGWLVGAVMLVLVGLLVPLDTTAQSGTLRVGAVQGNVPKPGLDAFDEPRKVLANHVAGTQALLRDVAPGALDLVVWPENGTDVDPQADAAAAASIDAAARAVQAPMLVGTVQYPAAGGRYNTSVLWQPAQGVVASYTKQRPAAFAEYIPMRSFVRHFSPAVDLVTRDMIAGTKPGYVPLHSSRLGRTVGLGDVICFEVAYDAIVREAVRTGGEVLLVQTNNATFGYSDESTQQLAMSRLRAIEHGRATVQISTVGVSAVIAPNGAVLQQTSLFTPAQLVATLPLRTSLTPADRFGSWPAWIIDALAVCVVVAGAAGAARVRRPHRIETSV
- a CDS encoding DEAD/DEAH box helicase, with protein sequence MPSTSRTAADDELSPAERYAQARRRTVRERSSLGRFADQLPFPLDPFQTEACEALERGSGVLVAAPTGAGKTVVGEFAVHLALEAGRKAFYTTPIKALSNQKYGDLVRRYGPERVGLLTGDVTVNGEADVVVMTTEVLRNMLYAGSPTLTGLGYVVMDEVHYLADRFRGPVWEEVIIHLPDDVQLVSLSATVSNAEEFGDWLSTVRGDTTVVVSEHRPVPLGQHVLVGRDLVDLYAGHVDPTAPGNDPPINPDLVHRLRNRLRAEGPPQRRGPGDRGFRGPGGRDRGPVRGGGRPTPRFVVVDALERDGLLPAIVFIFSRAGCEAAVAQCLHAGVRLTSAAEQSRIRQIAEERCAPIPSEDLDVLGYPAFVDALTRGVAAHHAGMLPLFKETVEELFSQGLVKVVFATETLALGINMPARSVVLERLVKWDGSQHVDVTPGEYTQLTGRAGRRGIDTEGHGVVVEHPALDPVHLAGLASKRLYPLRSSFRPTYNMAVNLVAQVGRDRAREVLETSFAQFQADRGVVGLARQAQAHAESIAGYARAMECHLGDFAEYAGLRQQIRERERDLLRAGATARRAEAVRTLEGLRPGDLLQVPTGRRSGFAVVVDPGTDGGFEGPHPTVLGTDRQVRRLTVADVGPGARTVGHLHLPRGFNARVPAARRDLAARLRSALEDLGLDDTGAARRGRRHGRGPDEGSAAAQDAELAALRRRLRAHPCHRCPDREEHARWAERWQRATAEHRSLVARIEGRTGSIAVVFDRICDVLVRLGYAARGGDEPGSLEVTDDGRWLRRLYAENDLLLAECLRRGIWGELEAPGLAALVSTLVYRSRRDDGAEPHVPGGPGGRLGRALDATVTTWSQLEDLEQEHGLSTVQPLDTGLVEPIHRWAAGRSLDAVLRGGELAAGDFVRWCKQVIDVLDQIAQAAPEPALRRTAAAAVKAVRRGVVAYSSV
- a CDS encoding polyprenol monophosphomannose synthase yields the protein MTPASHVLVIVPTYNERESLPGALARLAAAVPDADVLVVDDGSPDGTGDLTEQLSEADAAERGRKAIHLMRRSGKLGLGTAYIAGFGWALERGYDAVVEMDADGSHRAEDLPALLARSGDAELVIGSRWVPGGRVVNWPWRREFLSRGANTYCRIAMGIPVKDATAGFRVYRTDLLRRLALDEVDSHGYGFQVDMTWRALKAGARVIEVPITFVEREQGVSKMSSGIILEALVNVAVWGTRERSRQVAGAFGRLLGRRSPAAR
- a CDS encoding amidohydrolase family protein, with translation MSSTLYRNGAVHASSDPFAEAILVADGTVAWIGSDDTAAGLADRADEVVDLDGALVAPAFVDAHVHVLETGLALESVDLSPARGVHSLADALDAVRRAAQARPDAMRDEPLLGFGWDDTGWPEHRPPSASELDAAAGGAPVYLARVDVHSAAVSSSLAARAGLDRLPGWTPDGLVTLDAHHAARDVARDVSGARRTALYLAALRHAAARGVVAVHEMSAPSVDTREGLLELLTSTADERSALPLVVGYRAEACTTVDDARALLAALPGLTGIGGDLNVDGSLGSRTAALRAPYADRPGERGVLMLSAEQVANHVAAVTRAGVHTAFHVIGDLGMDEVLLGIRAAADVEGLPAIAAAGHRLEHAEMVDAPALAAMVLLGLRVSAQPAFDAAWGGPGGMYAARLGAGRAIALNPLADLAAAGVPLAFGSDSPVTPVDPWAGVRAAVEHTAAEQRISARAAFRATTRGGWRLAGLDGTGAGELRVGSPAHLAVWRSEHLTVQAGRGQLTAWSAEARAGQPLLPDLSADVPPPVCLRTVRGATVLHDALG